A single region of the Mugil cephalus isolate CIBA_MC_2020 chromosome 4, CIBA_Mcephalus_1.1, whole genome shotgun sequence genome encodes:
- the LOC125006112 gene encoding opioid growth factor receptor-like, translating into MRPMSAIHRLVMTCAWLFREVAGPFAYWAWFKILYLTSKLLGYVARLKAIVWRQDGENEVIEERDGNQSPPRESAEDVAVVTDSECHLEAGAPCEEVVDPQTPQLYTEDPPAEAEDEFDAEEYRVEAADELYCDYDSTWETKEDTEDQVTPRRSSGPGPPRPFKFSRFENAARDMQNYRHGYPFKSWRQPRRNKASDDRPNLNFYLGLTASVPDGVKITDFHEQWFGEYDTLEYVHTFIQWLFPLQEPGMNYEASILTKEEIRDFIANPTAMQNLLKSYKLMLDFYGIELCDEATGEVRRASNWKERFNNLNSHTHNNLRITRILKCLGTLGYRQYQAPLVHFFLHETLVEGQLPNVKESVLNYFVFAVLDKRERRNLIKFAYENYYPRDEFVWCPKKIQMLWSHGDNSQEYLSVDGKAADVTGRDFSDTDESL; encoded by the exons ATGAGGCCGATGTCCGCAATCCACCGCCTGGTCATGACTTGTGCCTGGTTGTTCCGTGAAGTAGCAGGCCCTTTTGCTTACTGGGCTTGGTTCAAAATACTCTACTTAACTTCAAAACTCCTCGGATATGTCGCTAGACTTAAAGCAATAGTCTGGAGACAGGATGGCGAAAACGAAGTAATTGAAGAAAGGGACGGGAACCAAAGTCCGCCCAGAGAGTCAGCTGAGGATGTCGCGGTGGTGACGGACAGTGAGTGTCACCTTGAGGCCGGAGCACCGTGTGAGGAGGTCGTCGACCCGCAGACCCCCCAGCTGTATACAGAAGACCCCCCAGCTGAGGCTGAAGACGAGTTTGACGCTGAGGAGTACCGAGTCGAGGCCGCCGATGAGCTGTACTGCGACTATGATTCAACCTGGGAGACCAAGGAGGATACGGAGGACCAGGTCACCCCCAGGAGGAGCAGCGGTCCAGGACCCCCCAGACCT TTCAAGTTCAGCAGATTTGAAAATGCAGCAAGAGACATGCAAAACTACAGGCACGGCTACCCT TTCAAGTCCTGGAGGCAGCCACGGAGAAACAAAGCATCT GACGACAGGCCTAACCTGAATTTCTACCTCGGATTGACAGCCTCAGTTCCCGACG GAGTCAAAATAACTGATTTCCATGAACAATGGTTTGGGGAGTATGATACACTGGAGTATGTGCACACTTTCATACAGTG GTTGTTCCCGCTGCAGGAACCAGGGATGAACTACGAGGCCAGCATACTGACCAAGGAGGAAATTAGG GATTTTATTGCAAACCCCACAGCAATGCAAAACCTGCTGAAGTCATATAAGCTCATGTTGGACTTCTACGGTATCGAGTTGTGCGATGAGGCAACAGGGGAAGTCAGAAGAGCATCAAACTGGAAGGAAAGATTCAACAACCTTAACAG CCACACACATAACAACCTGCGCATCACCCGCATCCTGAAGTGCCTGGGGACCCTGGGATACCGTCAGTACCAAGCCCCTCTGGTCCACTTCTTCCTGCATGAGACGCTCGTCGAGGGGCAACTTCCAAATGTCAAGGAAAGCGTCCTCAACTACTTTGTGTTCGCTGTCCTCGATAAGAGGGAGCGCAGGAACCTCATCAAGTTCGCCTATGAGAACTATTATCCGAGAGACGAGTTTGTGTGGTGCCCAAAGAAAATTCAGATGTTGTGGTCTCACGGCGACAACTCTCAGGAGTATCTGAGTGTTGACGGCAAAGCCGCAGATGTGACGGGGAGGGATTTCAGCGACACAGATGAAAGTCTATGA
- the LOC125006113 gene encoding potassium channel subfamily K member 15-like, producing the protein MKTQNIRTLSLILSIIFYLLIGATVFVALESESESFRKKSLEEKLNELKEKHGFLDEDYGEIERLVLLSEPHRAGRQWKFAGSFYFAITVITTIGYGHAVPRTDAGRAFCMFYAVLGIPLTLVMFQSLGERINTLVRYLLRRAKQGLGLRKTEVSMGNMVFVGLLSCMSVLCIGAAAFSHFEGWTFFNAYYYCFITLTTIGFGDFVALQKRDALQRQPGYVAFCFMYILVGLTVIGAFLNLVVLRFLTVRSDEPDLRADAGGEEQGPRPKDSQEDGEVSETAEARCTDSEDGRRSRCNLTLPSEGASSCISLLLSPAEESRLIPSVASLPPEPSRFRALFSCLCCGPDIYSSTSQAQNEQTSGHCNPVFYNSISFRVDQASCSSCTVLSQASPSSEALCLGNYNPHTRRTSL; encoded by the exons ATGAAGACGCAGAACATCAGGAccctctctctcatcctctccaTCATCTTCTACCTGCTCATAGGAGCCACCGTGTTCGTCGCGCTGGAGTCGGAAAGCGAGAGTTTCAGGAAAAAGTcgctggaggagaagctgaacgAGCTGAAGGAGAAGCACGGCTTCCTGGATGAGGACTACGGGGAGATCGAGAGGTTGGTCCTCCTGTCAGAGCCGCACCGCGCCGGGAGGCAGTGGAAGTTCGCCGGCTCTTTTTACTTTGCCATCACGGTCATCACCACCATTG GTTACGGACACGCCGTTCCACGCACGGATGCGGGCAGAGCCTTCTGTATGTTTTACGCCGTCTTGGGCATTCCTCTAACGCTGGTCATGTTCCAGAGCCTGGGCGAGAGGATCAACACTTTAGTCCGATACCTCCTGCGCAGGGCCAAGCAAGGCCTGGGCTTACGGAAGACGGAGGTGTCCATGGGGAACATGGTCTTTGTGGGTTTGCTGTCCTGCATGAGCGTGCTGTGCATCGGAGCTGCGGCCTTTTCCCATTTTGAGGGCTGGACCTTCTTTAACGCCTACTACTACTGCTTCATCACGCTCACCACCATCGGCTTCGGGGATTTTGTAGCACTGCAGAAGAGAGACGCCCTCCAACGACAACCCGGCTATGTGGCCTTTTGCTTCATGTACATTTTGGTTGGGTTGACAGTAATTGGAGCGTTTCTTAACCTGGTGGTGCTGAGGTTTCTGACTGTAAGATCAGATGAGCCTGACTTGAGGGCCGACGCAGGGGGAGAAGAGCAGGGACCGCGGCCTAAGGACTCGCAGGAGGACGGGGAGGTGTCAGAAACTGCTGAGGCGAGATGTACAGACAGCGAAGATGGACGTAGAAGCCGGTGTAACCTTACTCTCCCCAGTGAGGGGGCCAGCAGCTGCatcagcctcctcctttctcctgcAGAGGAAAGCAGGCTTATACCATCTGTGGCCTCTCTGCCCCCCGAGCCCAGTAGATTCAGAGCCTTGTTCTCCTGCTTGTGCTGTGGCCCGGACATTTACAGCAGCACCTCTCAGGCTCAGAACGAGCAGACAAGCGGCCACTGCAACCCTGTCTTTTACAACTCCATCTCCTTCAGGGTGGACCAggcctcctgcagctcctgcacAGTGTTGTCGCAGGCCTCCCCCAGCAGCGAAGCGCTCTGTCTGGGCAACTACAATCCTCACACCAGGCGGACGTCGCTGTGA